One Brachyhypopomus gauderio isolate BG-103 chromosome 15, BGAUD_0.2, whole genome shotgun sequence genomic region harbors:
- the sec23ip gene encoding SEC23-interacting protein isoform X1 → MAERKTNVPSSSANLLFSTAPEFNFNLPFIPVSQATGPAVLSGDDGSEVGEEDSFLGQTSTAAQPSTFSYFSGSANSGDPFASIGHQSSMPPIPAITPTPGPSQISSTARAPSPALSHVNPAQQYASTVFQSPMRTHTPPPNVGTPPPPQGPQQPFNPYRHTATSSKASPYLMAPELQQQSPAPSPQHPSPYSQPPPAPTFHTTPTTVAKPYPAQALPPPPVGPSMTGPLVPVNPMMQYSYNVYEPVQPHWFYCKQVESKNVWLPFSIVDSIQLEETFNSVQPDPENVVVCTDGGRYDVQLYDHIRTAVYWEEEPAEVRRCTWFYKGDADSRFVPYSEEFSHKLEAEYKKAVTTNQWHRRLEFPSGETIVMHNPKVIVQFQASAVPDEWGTTQDGQTRPRVVKRGVDDDHDEVPDGEMPQVDHLVFMVHGIGPVCDLRFRSIVECVDDFRSVSLKLLRSHFKKAQDEHVISRVEFLPVHWHTALHGDATGVDRRIKKITLPSTGRLRHFTNETLLDVLFYNSPTYCQTIMDTVAFEINRLYALFMQRNPDFRGGVSVSGHSLGSLILFDLMSNQKSASPSSELTPNGLAQPEMKQLQASPSSSQSSEVLNSAAVEDGNEKADESADLSSVLEQLGLSEYISTFEQEKIDVESLLMCTVDDLKEMGIPLGPRKKLAKFVKEKAAKQAAQQTVQMETVAKEEVKAVSAPQQSGAGTEVSRCKAPVGRTTSSIHVDYNCFEIGTGQVSVVYHALDFEPVNFFALGSPIGMFLTVRGVEKIEENYQFPTCKGFFNIYHPLDPVAYRIEPLILPDMDLEPVLIPHHKGRKRLHLELKESLSRMGSDLKHGFLSSLKSAWQTLNDFARAHTSSIQLHEQLAMVASQIKEEEEKQKDEGDLVVEAPLDLLKEEEAQVKVGMLNAGNRIDYVLQEKPIESFNEYLFALQSHLCYWESEDTALLILKEIYKSMNIHPEQTAH, encoded by the exons ATGGCTGAAAGGAAGACGAACGTCCCCAGCTCCAGCGCCAACCTGCTCTTCTCCACGGCGCCGGAGTTTAATTTTAACCTGCCGTTTATTCCCGTCAGTCAAGCAACAGGCCCAGCAGTTTTATCCGGAG ATGATGGGAGTGAAGTTGGAGAAGAAGACAGCTTCCTTGGTCAGACCTCAACAGCTGCTCAGCCCTCAACATTTAGCTATTTTTCTGGTTCTGCCAACAGTGGTGACCCCTTTGCTTCCATAGGCCATCAGTCCAGTATGCCTCCCATTCCTGCCATCACTCCAACGCCAGGTCCTTCTCAAATATCCAGTACCGCGAGGGCACCCAGTCCTGCGCTTTCTCACGTGAACCCAGCTCAGCAATACGCCAGTACGGTTTTTCAAAGCCCCATGCGtacccacactcctccccctAATGTgggcacacctccacctccccaggGACCCCAGCAGCCCTTTAATCCATATCGTCACACAGCCACGAGTAGTAAAGCAAGCCCGTACCTTATGGCTCCTGAGCTACAGCAGCAGTCTCCTGCTCCCTCCCCACAGCACCCCAGCCCCTACTCTCAGCCCCCACCAGCTCCCACCTTCCACACCACACCTACTACAGTTGCTAAG CCGTACCCTGCACAggctctacctccaccccccgTGGGACCCAGCATGACTGGCCCTTTGGTTCCTGTCAACCCCATGATGCAGTACTCTTACAACGTCTACGAGCCTGTCCAGCCTCACTGGTTTTATTGCAAGCAAGTAGAGTCCAAAAACGTATGGCTTCCCTTTAGTATTGTAGATTCCATTCAACTGGAAGAGACTTTCAATTCTG TGCAGCCGGATCCAGAGAATGTGGTGGTGTGTACAGACGGCGGGAGGTATGATGTGCAGCTGTATGATCACATTAGAACTGCAGTGTACTGGGAGGAGGAGCCAGCCGAGGTGCGCCGGTGCACCTGGTTCTACAAAGGAGACGCAGACAGCCGCTTCGTCCCCTATTCAGAGGAGTTCAGTCACAAACTAGAG GCTGAATATAAAAAGGCAGTGACCACTAACCAGTGGCACCGCAGACTGGAGTTTCCGTCGGGCGAGACGATAGTCATGCACAATCCAAAG GTGATAGTGCAGTTTCAGGCCTCGGCAGTACCTGACGAGTGGGGCACCACCCAGGATGGCCAGACCCGGCCCAGAGTTGTCAAAAGGGGTGTGGATGATGACCATGATGAAGTCCCTGATG GTGAGATGCCACAAGTGGACCATCTGGTGTTTATGGTGCATGGCATTGGCCCTGTCTGTGATCTGCGATTCAGAAGCATAGTGGAATGTG TGGACGACTTCCGCAGTGTTTCCCTGAAGCTCCTGCGGAGTCACTTTAAGAAGGCCCAGGACGAGCACGTCATCAGCCGTGTGGAGTTCCTGCCTGTTCACTGGCACACGGCCCTTCATGGGGACGCTACAGGAGTGGACAG GCGTATTAAAAAAATCACTCTGCCCAGCACAGGCCGGCTGCGACATTTCACCAATGAAACTCTTTTGGATGTGCTGTTCTACAACAGCCCGACCTACTGTCAGACCATAATGGACACCGTGGCGTTTGAGATAAACCGGCTCTATGCGTTGTTCATGCAGAGAAACCCCGACTTCAGAGGGGGTGTGTCAGTGTCTGGACACAGCTTGG GCTCTTTGATCCTCTTCGATTTAATGTCTAATCAGAAGAGTGCCTCACCTTCTTCTGAACTAACACCTAATGGACTTGCTCAACCAGAGATGAAGCAG CTGCAGGCGAGTCCTTCAAGCTCACAGAGCAGTGAGGTCCTCAATTCAGCTGCAGTGGAGGACGGAAATGAGAAGGCAGACGAATCCGCGGACCTGTCATCTGTTCTGGAGCAGCTGGGCCTGTCTGAGTACATTAGCACCTTCGAACAGGAGAAGATCGATGTGGAGTCTCTG CTTATGTGCACAGTGGACGATCTGAAGGAAATGGGCATTCCTTTAGGGCCTCGCAAGAAGCTTGCTAAGTTTGTCAAAGAGAAGGCGGCGAAGCAG GCGGCACAGCAAACGGTGCAGATGGAAACTGTGGCTAAAGAGGAAGTGAAAGCGGTGTCGGCCCCTCAACAAAGCGGAGCAGGCACAGAAGTGTCCAGGTGCAAAGCCCCTGTGGGCAGAACTACGTCCTCCATTCATGTGGATTACAACTGCTTCGAAATAGGAACTGGGCAG GTGTCTGTGGTGTATCATGCCCTGGACTTTGAGCCTGTGAATTTCTTTGCGCTGGGCTCTCCCATTGGCATGTTTCTGACTGTGCGAGGTGTGGAGAAAATCGAGGAGAACTACCAGTTTCCCACCTGCAAGGGCTTCTTCAATATTTATCATCCA CTGGATCCGGTAGCGTACAGGATTGAGCCCCTGATCCTGCCGGACATGGACCTGGAGCCCGTCCTGATACCGCACCATAAAGGGAGGAAAAGACTTCATCTTG AGTTAAAGGAGAGTCTCTCCAGGATGGGGTCTGATCTGAAGCATGGTTTCCTCAGCTCCCTGAAGAGTGCGTGGCAGACACTCAACGACTTTGCTCGTGCCCACACTTCCTCTATCCAACTGCATGAACAGTTGGCTATGGTGGCCAGCCAAatcaaagaggaagaggagaagcaaAAGGATGAAG GTGACCTAGTGGTGGAGGCCCCACTGGACctgctgaaggaggaggaggcccAGGTGAAGGTGGGCATGCTCAATGCAGGGAATCGCATCGACTACGTCCTGCAGGAGAAACCTATCGAAAGTTTCAATGAATACCTGTTTGCCCTGCAGAGTCACCTCTGCTACTG GGAATCTGAGGACACAGCTTTGCTCATCCTTAAAGAAATTTATAAAAGCATGAACATACATCCAGAGCAGACTGCACATTGA
- the csgalnact2 gene encoding chondroitin sulfate N-acetylgalactosaminyltransferase 2, producing MPRRGNLLQGRVRWLLLGVFLLFVFLFFAYLLECSPPADTGHAVPGLGVEPFGKEYYQALLQEQEERHLSRTASLKKQIAQLKQELQEMNDKLKTLQERKEGPGPQGLVDGKDQEPGDLLEFLHSQIDKAEVSTGARLPSEYALVPFESFTSTKVYQLEMGLTRHPEEKPVRKDRRDELVEVIEAGLDVLNNPDDEDGQEADVPLQRQSFTESNFVEGLYRTERDKGTLYELYFSKENYHEFHRVTLFRPFGPLMKVRSTSVDTASTIINIIVPLSGRTEAFVQFLHNFREVCVHQDKRVHLTVVYFGEDSLQEVKLSLQQMSSEENFTNYTLIPVDEEFSRGRGLDIGAHAWEKRSDVLMFFCDVDIYFTLEFLSTCRLNTTPGKRVFYPVVFSLYNPAIVYGNLELVPPIEHQLIHKKDAGFWRDFGFGMTCQYRSDFLSIGGFDLEVKGWGVEDVHLYRKYLRSELIVTRTPVSGLFHLWHEKLCADELTPEQYRMCIQSKAMNEASHSHLGMLVFREEIENHLRKQAYKSKTED from the exons ATGCCCAGGCGAGGGAACCTACTGCAGGGCCGGGTGCGCTGGCTTCTCCTGGGTGTATTTTTGTTGTTCGTGTTCCTGTTCTTTGCCTACTTGTTGGAGTGCTCTCCCCCTGCAGACACAGGTCATGCGGTACCTGGCCTTGGGGTGGAGCCTTTCGGCAAAGAATATTACCAAGCCCTGCTGCAGGAGCAAGAGGAGCGGCACCTCAGTCGAACGGCCAGCCTCAAGAAGCAGATCGCACAACTTAAGCAGGAGCTGCAGGAGATGAACGACAAGttgaagaccctgcaggagAGGAAAGAGGGTCCCGGGCCTCAGGGCCTGGTGGACGGCAAAGATCAGGAACCCGGCGACCTTCTGGAATTCTTGCACTCTCAGATTGACAAGGCAGAAGTGAGCACTGGAGCAAGGCTACCCAGCGAGTACGCTTTAGTGCCCTTTGAAAGCTTCACCTCCACGAAGGTGTACCAGCTGGAGATGGGCCTCACACGGCATCCTGAGGAAAAGCCAGTACGCAAGGACCGGCGAGATGAGCTGGTGGAGGTAATTGAAGCAGGCCTAGATGTTCTAAACAACCCTGACGATGAGGATGGCCAGGAGGCGGACGTCCCTCTGCAGAGGCAGAGCTTCACAGAAAGCAATTTTGTTGAGG GCCTTTACAGGACAGAACGGGACAAAGGGACTTTGTATGAGCTGTATTTTTCCAAGGAGAACTACCATGAGTTTCACCGCGTCACCTTGTTCCGGCCCTTTGGTCCCCTGATGAAAGTGAGGAGCACGTCTGTGGACACAGCCAGCACAATCATTAACATTATAGTGCCTCTGTCAGGCCGCACTGAAGCTTTTGTTCAGTTCCTACACAACTTCAG ggaggtgtgtgtacatCAGGACAAGCGTGTGCACCTCACGGTTGTTTACTTTGGAGAAGACAGCTTGCAGGAAGTGAAGTTGTCCTTACAACAAATGTCCAG tgaggagaACTTCACCAACTACACTCTTATTCCTGTGGATGAGGAGTTCTCCCGCGGGAGAGGCCTGGACATCGGGGCTCATGCATGGGAGAAAAGGAGTGATGTGTTGATGTTCTTCTGTGATGTAGATATTTATTTCACACTCGAATTCCTCAGTACCTGTCGTCTTAACACAACCCCAG GCAAGAGAGTTTTCTACCCAGTAGTATTTAGTTTGTACAATCCTGCTATAGTATATGGAAATCTTGAGCTGGTTCCCCCCATTGAACATCAGCTG ATTCACAAAAAGGATGCTGGATTCTGGAGGGACTTTGGGTTTGGCATGACTTGTCAGTACCGCTCCGACTTCCTCAGCATTG GTGGATTTGACCTGGAAGTAAAAGGTTGGGGAGTGGAAGATGTCCACTTATACAGGAAATATCTTCGGAGCGAGCTGATAGTAACACGCACTCCCGTCTCAGGTCTTTTTCACCTGTGGCATGAGAAGCTGTGCGCGGATGAACTGACCCCAGAACAGTATCGCATGTGCATCCAGTCCAAGGCCATGAACGAAGCTTCTCACTCCCATCTGGGCATGTTGGTGTTCCGTGAGGAGATTGAAAACCATCTACGCAAGCAGGCCTACAAGAGCAAGACGGAGGACTGA
- the sec23ip gene encoding SEC23-interacting protein isoform X2, whose protein sequence is MAERKTNVPSSSANLLFSTAPEFNFNLPFIPVSQATGPAVLSGDDGSEVGEEDSFLGQTSTAAQPSTFSYFSGSANSGDPFASIGHQSSMPPIPAITPTPGPSQISSTARAPSPALSHVNPAQQYASTVFQSPMRTHTPPPNVGTPPPPQGPQQPFNPYRHTATSSKASPYLMAPELQQQSPAPSPQHPSPYSQPPPAPTFHTTPTTVAKPYPAQALPPPPVGPSMTGPLVPVNPMMQYSYNVYEPVQPHWFYCKQVESKNVWLPFSIVDSIQLEETFNSVQPDPENVVVCTDGGRYDVQLYDHIRTAVYWEEEPAEVRRCTWFYKGDADSRFVPYSEEFSHKLEAEYKKAVTTNQWHRRLEFPSGETIVMHNPKVIVQFQASAVPDEWGTTQDGQTRPRVVKRGVDDDHDEVPDGEMPQVDHLVFMVHGIGPVCDLRFRSIVECVDDFRSVSLKLLRSHFKKAQDEHVISRVEFLPVHWHTALHGDATGVDRRIKKITLPSTGRLRHFTNETLLDVLFYNSPTYCQTIMDTVAFEINRLYALFMQRNPDFRGGVSVSGHSLGSLILFDLMSNQKSASPSSELTPNGLAQPEMKQASPSSSQSSEVLNSAAVEDGNEKADESADLSSVLEQLGLSEYISTFEQEKIDVESLLMCTVDDLKEMGIPLGPRKKLAKFVKEKAAKQAAQQTVQMETVAKEEVKAVSAPQQSGAGTEVSRCKAPVGRTTSSIHVDYNCFEIGTGQVSVVYHALDFEPVNFFALGSPIGMFLTVRGVEKIEENYQFPTCKGFFNIYHPLDPVAYRIEPLILPDMDLEPVLIPHHKGRKRLHLELKESLSRMGSDLKHGFLSSLKSAWQTLNDFARAHTSSIQLHEQLAMVASQIKEEEEKQKDEGDLVVEAPLDLLKEEEAQVKVGMLNAGNRIDYVLQEKPIESFNEYLFALQSHLCYWESEDTALLILKEIYKSMNIHPEQTAH, encoded by the exons ATGGCTGAAAGGAAGACGAACGTCCCCAGCTCCAGCGCCAACCTGCTCTTCTCCACGGCGCCGGAGTTTAATTTTAACCTGCCGTTTATTCCCGTCAGTCAAGCAACAGGCCCAGCAGTTTTATCCGGAG ATGATGGGAGTGAAGTTGGAGAAGAAGACAGCTTCCTTGGTCAGACCTCAACAGCTGCTCAGCCCTCAACATTTAGCTATTTTTCTGGTTCTGCCAACAGTGGTGACCCCTTTGCTTCCATAGGCCATCAGTCCAGTATGCCTCCCATTCCTGCCATCACTCCAACGCCAGGTCCTTCTCAAATATCCAGTACCGCGAGGGCACCCAGTCCTGCGCTTTCTCACGTGAACCCAGCTCAGCAATACGCCAGTACGGTTTTTCAAAGCCCCATGCGtacccacactcctccccctAATGTgggcacacctccacctccccaggGACCCCAGCAGCCCTTTAATCCATATCGTCACACAGCCACGAGTAGTAAAGCAAGCCCGTACCTTATGGCTCCTGAGCTACAGCAGCAGTCTCCTGCTCCCTCCCCACAGCACCCCAGCCCCTACTCTCAGCCCCCACCAGCTCCCACCTTCCACACCACACCTACTACAGTTGCTAAG CCGTACCCTGCACAggctctacctccaccccccgTGGGACCCAGCATGACTGGCCCTTTGGTTCCTGTCAACCCCATGATGCAGTACTCTTACAACGTCTACGAGCCTGTCCAGCCTCACTGGTTTTATTGCAAGCAAGTAGAGTCCAAAAACGTATGGCTTCCCTTTAGTATTGTAGATTCCATTCAACTGGAAGAGACTTTCAATTCTG TGCAGCCGGATCCAGAGAATGTGGTGGTGTGTACAGACGGCGGGAGGTATGATGTGCAGCTGTATGATCACATTAGAACTGCAGTGTACTGGGAGGAGGAGCCAGCCGAGGTGCGCCGGTGCACCTGGTTCTACAAAGGAGACGCAGACAGCCGCTTCGTCCCCTATTCAGAGGAGTTCAGTCACAAACTAGAG GCTGAATATAAAAAGGCAGTGACCACTAACCAGTGGCACCGCAGACTGGAGTTTCCGTCGGGCGAGACGATAGTCATGCACAATCCAAAG GTGATAGTGCAGTTTCAGGCCTCGGCAGTACCTGACGAGTGGGGCACCACCCAGGATGGCCAGACCCGGCCCAGAGTTGTCAAAAGGGGTGTGGATGATGACCATGATGAAGTCCCTGATG GTGAGATGCCACAAGTGGACCATCTGGTGTTTATGGTGCATGGCATTGGCCCTGTCTGTGATCTGCGATTCAGAAGCATAGTGGAATGTG TGGACGACTTCCGCAGTGTTTCCCTGAAGCTCCTGCGGAGTCACTTTAAGAAGGCCCAGGACGAGCACGTCATCAGCCGTGTGGAGTTCCTGCCTGTTCACTGGCACACGGCCCTTCATGGGGACGCTACAGGAGTGGACAG GCGTATTAAAAAAATCACTCTGCCCAGCACAGGCCGGCTGCGACATTTCACCAATGAAACTCTTTTGGATGTGCTGTTCTACAACAGCCCGACCTACTGTCAGACCATAATGGACACCGTGGCGTTTGAGATAAACCGGCTCTATGCGTTGTTCATGCAGAGAAACCCCGACTTCAGAGGGGGTGTGTCAGTGTCTGGACACAGCTTGG GCTCTTTGATCCTCTTCGATTTAATGTCTAATCAGAAGAGTGCCTCACCTTCTTCTGAACTAACACCTAATGGACTTGCTCAACCAGAGATGAAGCAG GCGAGTCCTTCAAGCTCACAGAGCAGTGAGGTCCTCAATTCAGCTGCAGTGGAGGACGGAAATGAGAAGGCAGACGAATCCGCGGACCTGTCATCTGTTCTGGAGCAGCTGGGCCTGTCTGAGTACATTAGCACCTTCGAACAGGAGAAGATCGATGTGGAGTCTCTG CTTATGTGCACAGTGGACGATCTGAAGGAAATGGGCATTCCTTTAGGGCCTCGCAAGAAGCTTGCTAAGTTTGTCAAAGAGAAGGCGGCGAAGCAG GCGGCACAGCAAACGGTGCAGATGGAAACTGTGGCTAAAGAGGAAGTGAAAGCGGTGTCGGCCCCTCAACAAAGCGGAGCAGGCACAGAAGTGTCCAGGTGCAAAGCCCCTGTGGGCAGAACTACGTCCTCCATTCATGTGGATTACAACTGCTTCGAAATAGGAACTGGGCAG GTGTCTGTGGTGTATCATGCCCTGGACTTTGAGCCTGTGAATTTCTTTGCGCTGGGCTCTCCCATTGGCATGTTTCTGACTGTGCGAGGTGTGGAGAAAATCGAGGAGAACTACCAGTTTCCCACCTGCAAGGGCTTCTTCAATATTTATCATCCA CTGGATCCGGTAGCGTACAGGATTGAGCCCCTGATCCTGCCGGACATGGACCTGGAGCCCGTCCTGATACCGCACCATAAAGGGAGGAAAAGACTTCATCTTG AGTTAAAGGAGAGTCTCTCCAGGATGGGGTCTGATCTGAAGCATGGTTTCCTCAGCTCCCTGAAGAGTGCGTGGCAGACACTCAACGACTTTGCTCGTGCCCACACTTCCTCTATCCAACTGCATGAACAGTTGGCTATGGTGGCCAGCCAAatcaaagaggaagaggagaagcaaAAGGATGAAG GTGACCTAGTGGTGGAGGCCCCACTGGACctgctgaaggaggaggaggcccAGGTGAAGGTGGGCATGCTCAATGCAGGGAATCGCATCGACTACGTCCTGCAGGAGAAACCTATCGAAAGTTTCAATGAATACCTGTTTGCCCTGCAGAGTCACCTCTGCTACTG GGAATCTGAGGACACAGCTTTGCTCATCCTTAAAGAAATTTATAAAAGCATGAACATACATCCAGAGCAGACTGCACATTGA